ATCGTTTGCTTTTAAAATCCCTCCAATTTCTCTTGAAATTATGGATAAAAGGATTTTTTCCGAATCATGCATGGATTCTCTTATCGAAGAGCATGCCACAAGAACACCGTAAAGGTAACTGTCGTCAGTCAGAGGGAGAAAGGAAAATGTCTTATATTTCTCAATGCAACCATCAAGTTCAGGATAAAAAAGACAGCCAAACCTCAAGGGAATGTCTTTTTTTGAAAAAAATTGGGGTGTTCTTTTTTGAGCTATACCACCGATTACACCTTCGCCGATATGACACCTGTACATACAAAGTATCTTAAACAACAAACTTTTTTGGTTCATGTATCTGCATGTAAGTCTTCTGTCTTCGTCGTACGTAAAAACAACTACTTCATCAAAAGACATTTCCTTCGCTAAAATGTTAAGGATTGCGTTAGTCCTCGATGTTATTTCGAGGTTCGAGTGGGATATTTCAATAATTTTTCCAAGCAAATCAACTGGATTCATGCTTCTCAATAGCTTTTTTATATAGTCCCATATATTCCTTTGCAGACCTTTGCCACGAAAAATCCTCATCCATACATCTTCTTATAAGAGAAGCCCAAGTATCTTTATTTTTATAGACTTTTAACGCCCTTTTTATGGCATCGAGCATTGCTTTATCTGTGTAATCATAGAACTTGAACCCTGTACCACGTTTAGGTTCTTTCGTATAATCCATAATTGTGTCCTCAAGCCCACCCACGCCCCTTACGATGGGAATGGTACCATATCTGAGGCTGTATAACTGGTTTAAGCCACATGGTTCATATCTTGACGGCATTAGAAACATATCTGCTCCTGCTTCAATCAAGTGGGCAAGCTTATTATCATAAGCTATTTTCAGCGAAAACGATTTTGGAAATTTTTTAGATAATTCCGTAAAAAGGTCGTGATATTTTCTTTCCCCTGTTCCAAGAATTATATATTGCGTCCCGTATGAGAGTATTTCTTCAAGGGAAGATGCTATGAGATCAAAACCTTTCTGATCAGCAAGTCTCGATATGGTAACAATTAGCGGGATATCTCCCGCCAATGGAAGCCCGAATGCTTCCTGTAGTGATGCTTTACATATTTTCTTTTTTTTCGTATCCTTATTGTTATAATGTGCGGGGATAAAGGGATCTTTTTCAGGACTCCAATCTTCATAATCTATCCCGTTTATTATACCGTAAAGGTCTGATTTCCTTGTCCGTAATATACCATCAAGTCCACAACCAAATTCCGGAGTCTGTATCTCCTCGCTGTACTTTTTGCTTACCGTGTTAATAATGTCCGAAAAGACTATACCACCCTTTAAAAAATTGATATTGCCGAAAAATTCAAGGTAATCGGGCGCAAAATATTCCCAACCTATATTCAAAAGATGCATATCATATTGCCAGAAAATCCCTTGGTATCCAAGGTTATGGATCGTAAACAGGCTTGCAATATTTTTTAAAGCAGGCTCATCCTTATATAATGTCTTTAAAAACACTGGCGTAAGTGCAGTTTCCCAATCGTTACAATGCAATATATCAGGCACATACCCTGTTACCTTTATTGCCTCAAGGACGCTTTTAGAAAAAAAGATAAATCTTTCAGCGTTATCAAGGTAGTCTCCATCCGGTGTACTGTATAGATAATCTCTATAATAATATTCATCTTTCTCCACAAGGTATGCAGTAACACCATCATACTCGGTCAGAGCAATCTCCCCGTCAATATATCCTTGGGACATGGGGCATGAATATTTGTAGTTTTTATATTTAATTGGAAACCCTTGTTCTTCAATTCCTTTGTGTTTGGGTAGGATTATTCTAACATCAACGCCTGATTTTTTGAGAGCCTTTGGCAGCGAGCCTGTCACATCAGCAAGACCACCTGTTTTAATAAACGGGAAAACCTCAGGAGATACTATCAAAACATTCATGTTACCTCCTTAAACATTTATTTCTTTAAGGTATGCCGTAGCCTCTTCCGGTGGGGTAGGATTAATATAAAACCCAGTTCCCCACTCAAATCCTGCCATTTTCGTCAGTCTCGGTATGATCTCCATGTGCCAGTGATAGTAAGGCATATCACCACTGCCTGATGGCGCCGTGTGAATTATGTAATTGTATGGTGGCGAGTTAAGCGCTTTGTCATATTTTTTTAAAACAAAAGAGGTGATCTCTGAAATTGCAAAATAGTTATCCTCATTTTTGTGCTGTTCAAAATAAGCTTCATGCTCTTTCGGCAGTACCCATACTTCAAAAGGAAATCGGGCAGCATATGGCGAGAGAGCTATAAACTTTTCGTTTTCCATAACTACTCTTACATTGTCCTCTTTTTCCTGGGCGATAATGTCGCAAAAAATACATCTGTCTTTATATTTGAAGTATGCCAGTCCACCCTCAATTTCCTCTGAGACCTTTTTTGGAGCGATAGGGAGTGCTATGAGCTGTGAGTGTGAGTGGTCAAGAGAAGCTCCTGCAACAGAACCGTGGTTTTTAAACACCATTATATATTTGAACCGTTTGTCTTTGGAAAGATCCAACATTCTTTCCCTGTACGCTACAAAAACCCTTTGTATTTCGTGCGCGTCCATTTTTGATAATGTTTGCCCGTGTAACGGGGTCTCCACAATAACTTCGTGCGCTCCCACTCCATTCATCTTGTCGTAAAGTCCAATCCCTTCTTTGTTAAGCCCACCTTCTATTCTTAATGCGGGAAATTTGTTCGGAACAACCCGCAGTATCCAGTCCGGGCCATTAGGTTGCGATAAATGTGGTCTTATTGCATAGACTTCAGGGGGCGTCATGTTTTCATTGCCTGGACATAACGGGCACATCCCGGCTTTTTGGGGCGGAGTCTCTTCCGTAAAGAAAACAGGTCGTTTTCCTCTCTCTGTCGATATGATAACCCATCTACTGGTAATTGGGTCTTTTCTTAGTTCGGGCATATGTTAAACCTTTCCACTATATTTTTATACTGATGCTTTTGACTTGGTTTGCAACACGTGGTAAGAAATACATTAATGATACCCTTAAAGGATAATGTTCCAACACGCATAAAACCCATTATAACAACAAGTATTATCTTTGTAAATATATTAATTTTTGTTTGGCAAAGGCTTTCACTAACTTTTGTTGAAAGCAATGACATGTATAAGAATTATGGACTGGTTCCCTACGATTTTATTATGGCTTTCACGGATAAATACGAACTACTTCCCTACAATGTCTTAACTGTTTTCACATCTATGTTCCTTCATGGCGGTTTTATTCACTTGGGCGGAAATATGTTATATCTGTGGATTTTTGGAAACAACATTGAAGACTCCATGGGACATGGACGTTTTATTTTCTTTTATATTTGCTCAGGTATTGCTGCAGCTCTTTTTCAGCTTTTATATGATCCGTTTTCGGTTGTCCCGATGATTGGTGCGAGCGGTGCTTTATCGGGTATTCTCGGCGCATATTTGCTGCTTTTTCCTCACGCACGTATAAAAACTTTGATATTTATATTCATATTTATAAAGGTCGTTGAACTTCCTGCTGTTGTGCTTCTTACAATATGGTTTTTTATTCAGCTTCTTTTCTCCCAAGGGGATGGTGTCGCATGGTATGCTCATATAGGCGGATTTATTTTCGGACTCATAACAATTAAAATATTTACCTTAAAGCGTTTCACGTGAAACATTTAAAGGCGCTTATCATCAATCCATATATTTACGATTTTTCAGCATATAGCTACTGGTCAACCCCGATCGGACTTTTGTATGTTGGCAGTATACTGAGAAAAAATGGAATAGAAATAAACCTTATTGATTGCCTCAAAGTTGATGAAAATAAAAGGAAAGAAGACGGGAGGGCACCTTTTCTAAAGGAACAAGTTGAAAAACCTCAATCACTAAAGAACATAAGAAAAAGGCTTAAAAGATATGGTATTTCAAAAGAAGTCTTATTAAAGGAGCTTTCCCTTCTTGAGCCGCCGGATATTACCCTCATTACTTCAATTATGACATATTGGTATCCTGGTGCAAAGGAAGTAATGGATGCGACAAGGGATGCGTTTCCTAATACAAAAATCGTGATGGGTGGTATATACCCATCTCTATGTTATGAACACGCTTTAAAAGAAATGACAAAAGCTGACTTTATCGTCAAAAATAACGAAATAGATAACTTTTACAGTTTTTTAGAAAAAGAATTGCTTACCGTGCTTCCTTATAAGCCGGACTACTATGACTTTGACGCACTCCCCTATCCATGCTTTGATTTATATGATCATATACCATTTGTTCCTTTGCTCACGTCCTATGGGTGTATATACAAATGCACATACTGTGCAACACCGTATATGCATCCAAATATAGTGCGGAGGAAACCGGAAAGCACGGCAAATGAAATTTTGTTCTGGCATGATCGCGGTGTAAATAAGTTTGTGATTTATGATGACAACTTTCTATTTAAAAAGGATGCGTTTACAAAACCATTGCTTAAGCGTATTATTGCTTTCCCTTTTTCAATTAATTTATACAACCCTAATGCGATGAATGCAGCTCTGGTAGACGAAGAGTTGGCATTTCTTCTAATTGAGGCAGGGTTTAAGGAAGTAAGGATAGGGCTTGAAACTATAAATCCGCTTATTCAAAAATCAACAGGCGGAAAAACTGATCTTATGATCTTTGAAAAAGCTCTTAATTTCCTGCTTAAGGCAAGGTTCCCCGTTGAAACGATCAGTATCTACATTCTTGCTGGGCTTCCTTTTCAGAAATGGGAGGATGTTAAAAAAAGCATAGATTACATATCAAGCTTGGGCGTAAAAACACATATAGCAGAGTATACACCCATACCACATACACCGATGTTCGACGAGTTTAAATCCTTTGCCCGTTACCCAATAGCCGATAACCCTTTATATCAGAATAATGCCCTCTTTCCCTTTGCCTGGCAAGGCTTCACAGAAAATGATCTGAGTTTTTTAAAACAATATGCAAAAGAAAAGAACGGCAATGTTGATAAAACAGACTAAATGATGTTAAATTCTAGTCAAGCACGCGAGAGTGGCGGAACTGGCAGACGCACTGGACTTAGGATCCAGCGGGTTAAACCGTAGGGGTTCAAATCCCCTCTCTCGCAATTAATATATTTTTGTCTATTTATTTTTTTGTAATTCTTTCAATCCCGGGCCATAAAACTTTTCCATTTTTTATTCCGGCTTTTTTTAATTTTAGCTGGAATCACAGAATAAGTTCTGTGGAATTCATCGATTAAATCCATCAAAATAAAATCATTTTTAAGAAATTTTGCACCTTCATATTTCATCGCTATTGCAAATAAATGGCATCGTCCATATAAAACTATATCCAACCCTTAAAATCGACGTCACAGACAATTTTGGGGGTTAGATTATTCATTTAGTGAAATAAAATCACCGTCAGGTTAAACATCTCGCATGCCCGTTTATCAGTTGGATATACCGTAGGGCAACAAACATTGTTTTCAGTTATATTCACCATCACGGAATTATCTTTTCAAAGGGGGATTGTTTTTTACCTGACATTCATTTATGCTAATAGCGGTTTTCAATGAAAAGGCAAAATAAGATTTTTCCAAAGATAGTACGGGTTGTTCTGCTTATCGTCATTTTTGCTTTACTTTCCGTTACGGGTTATTATCTGGTTTTCCCTGATGTATCAAATATGAAAAAGGGAAACCCGAAGAAGACATCATTTATGGAGTACCGTGAAAAAGAATGTGAAAACAAAGGCAAAAAATTGAAGATTCAGAAGAAATGGGTTTCCCTGTCCAATGTCTCTCCCTATCTTATCAAGGCAGTAATTATTGCCGAAGATGACAAATTCTGGTCACACCATGGATTTGATGTAGAGGCTATGCAGAAAGCGCTTGAAAAGAATATTGAGAAGGGGGCATTTAAGGTCGGCGGAAGCACCATTAGCCAGCAGCTTGCAAAAAACCTCTACCTTACACCGGCAAAGAACCCAGTGCGGAAGCTAAAAGAGGCGGTTCTGACATGGAGAATAGAAAGGACTCTCTCTAAGCGGAGAATTCTCGAACTTTACCTTAATGTTGCAGAATGGGGCGAAGGCATATTCGGAGTTGAAGCGGCATCGCTACATTATTATGGTAAGCCCGCATCAGCCTTGAACCCCGAAGAAGCCGCCAAGCTTGCCGTTGTGCTCCCGAATCCAAGGAAACTGCGTGTTGTCGGAGAATCCCGCTATGTTGAAGGGCGTGCAAAAATCATCTACAACATTATGGTAAAGCGGGGCATAGTAATACCTGAATACGAAGATGTAATGCAAAATCTCCCTGAAGATAACTCGATAAATAGTGTTCCCGCTGTAAACGGTGTACCATGAATTGTGGACAGGTTTTATTATAATGCTTATAGTTACAGACCTTTCAAAGGCATACGGCAGACAGGTTCTCTTCGACAACATCTCTTTTTCAGTAAATCCTGGTGAACGAATCGGCTTCACCGGTAGAAACGGTTCGGGCAAGACAACGCTCTTCAGACTTATACTTGGTGAGGAGGAACCTGATTCAGGTAAAATTCGTATTCCCAACGGATATACGATCCAATACCTCTCCCAACACATTAATTTTACCAAAAGTTCTGTCCTGGAAGAAGCTTGTCTGGACTTGAAGACTGCGGAAGACGGTAGGGATGAGGCCTACAGGGTAAAGTCCATCCTCTCCGGACTTGGTTTTTCTCCGGTCGAATTTCATCGTAATCCACAACATTTATCAGGCGGTTTCCAGGTACGCTTGAATCTTGCAAAGATATTGGCATCGGGGCCAAACCTACTTCTTCTTGACGAACCGACAAACTACCTCGACATTGTGTCGGTTAGATGGCTCATACAATTCCTGCAGACATGGAAAGATGAACTCATTCTTATTACACATGACCGTGCATTTATGAATAGCGTTACTACTCACACGATGGGCATTCACCGCCAGAACATCCGTAAGATTGCAGGTTCAACAGAAAAGCTTTATCAGCAGATACTCCAGGATGAAGAGGTTTACGAAAAGACCCGGGCAAATGATGAGAGAAAAATGAAGGAGGTTGAGCTTTTTGTTAACCGGTTCAGGGCTCAGGCATCGAGGGCAAAGGCCGTCCAGTCAAGGGTAAGGATGCTTGAGAAAAAGGAAAAGCGTGAAAAACTAACAGAGATTCCTGAGCTTGATTTCAGTTTTAATTCAGCGCCCTTCCCTGGAAAATGGCTTATAGAGGCTCATAATGTATCATTTTCTTTTTCAGAAGATACTCCTCCCCTAATTCATAACTTCAGGGCGGCCATTAAAAAGAGTGACCGTATAGGTATTATCGGCAAGAACGGCAAGGGTAAGACAACCCTTCTCAACCTGCTTGCGGGCGAGCTTCAACCCGTGCAGGGCGAAATCAGATACAACCAGAATCTGAAGCTCGCCTATTTCGGACAGACTAATGTTGCAAGGCTTGATCCGGATAAAACAGTTCTCGAAGAGGTGCTTGATGCCCATCCAGCCCATAGTCTCGGCTCCGCCCGTGGTATATGCGGATCAATGATGTTTGATGGCGATAATGCGTTAAAAAAAGTCTCTGTATTGTCCGGCGGAGAAAAAAGCAGGGTACTGATAGGAAAACTCCTTGTAAGCCCTGC
This genomic window from Pseudomonadota bacterium contains:
- the mtgA gene encoding monofunctional biosynthetic peptidoglycan transglycosylase codes for the protein MKRQNKIFPKIVRVVLLIVIFALLSVTGYYLVFPDVSNMKKGNPKKTSFMEYREKECENKGKKLKIQKKWVSLSNVSPYLIKAVIIAEDDKFWSHHGFDVEAMQKALEKNIEKGAFKVGGSTISQQLAKNLYLTPAKNPVRKLKEAVLTWRIERTLSKRRILELYLNVAEWGEGIFGVEAASLHYYGKPASALNPEEAAKLAVVLPNPRKLRVVGESRYVEGRAKIIYNIMVKRGIVIPEYEDVMQNLPEDNSINSVPAVNGVP
- the glgA gene encoding glycogen synthase GlgA translates to MNVLIVSPEVFPFIKTGGLADVTGSLPKALKKSGVDVRIILPKHKGIEEQGFPIKYKNYKYSCPMSQGYIDGEIALTEYDGVTAYLVEKDEYYYRDYLYSTPDGDYLDNAERFIFFSKSVLEAIKVTGYVPDILHCNDWETALTPVFLKTLYKDEPALKNIASLFTIHNLGYQGIFWQYDMHLLNIGWEYFAPDYLEFFGNINFLKGGIVFSDIINTVSKKYSEEIQTPEFGCGLDGILRTRKSDLYGIINGIDYEDWSPEKDPFIPAHYNNKDTKKKKICKASLQEAFGLPLAGDIPLIVTISRLADQKGFDLIASSLEEILSYGTQYIILGTGERKYHDLFTELSKKFPKSFSLKIAYDNKLAHLIEAGADMFLMPSRYEPCGLNQLYSLRYGTIPIVRGVGGLEDTIMDYTKEPKRGTGFKFYDYTDKAMLDAIKRALKVYKNKDTWASLIRRCMDEDFSWQRSAKEYMGLYKKAIEKHESS
- the galT gene encoding galactose-1-phosphate uridylyltransferase, which translates into the protein MPELRKDPITSRWVIISTERGKRPVFFTEETPPQKAGMCPLCPGNENMTPPEVYAIRPHLSQPNGPDWILRVVPNKFPALRIEGGLNKEGIGLYDKMNGVGAHEVIVETPLHGQTLSKMDAHEIQRVFVAYRERMLDLSKDKRFKYIMVFKNHGSVAGASLDHSHSQLIALPIAPKKVSEEIEGGLAYFKYKDRCIFCDIIAQEKEDNVRVVMENEKFIALSPYAARFPFEVWVLPKEHEAYFEQHKNEDNYFAISEITSFVLKKYDKALNSPPYNYIIHTAPSGSGDMPYYHWHMEIIPRLTKMAGFEWGTGFYINPTPPEEATAYLKEINV
- a CDS encoding rhomboid family intramembrane serine protease, translated to MYKNYGLVPYDFIMAFTDKYELLPYNVLTVFTSMFLHGGFIHLGGNMLYLWIFGNNIEDSMGHGRFIFFYICSGIAAALFQLLYDPFSVVPMIGASGALSGILGAYLLLFPHARIKTLIFIFIFIKVVELPAVVLLTIWFFIQLLFSQGDGVAWYAHIGGFIFGLITIKIFTLKRFT
- a CDS encoding radical SAM protein gives rise to the protein MKHLKALIINPYIYDFSAYSYWSTPIGLLYVGSILRKNGIEINLIDCLKVDENKRKEDGRAPFLKEQVEKPQSLKNIRKRLKRYGISKEVLLKELSLLEPPDITLITSIMTYWYPGAKEVMDATRDAFPNTKIVMGGIYPSLCYEHALKEMTKADFIVKNNEIDNFYSFLEKELLTVLPYKPDYYDFDALPYPCFDLYDHIPFVPLLTSYGCIYKCTYCATPYMHPNIVRRKPESTANEILFWHDRGVNKFVIYDDNFLFKKDAFTKPLLKRIIAFPFSINLYNPNAMNAALVDEELAFLLIEAGFKEVRIGLETINPLIQKSTGGKTDLMIFEKALNFLLKARFPVETISIYILAGLPFQKWEDVKKSIDYISSLGVKTHIAEYTPIPHTPMFDEFKSFARYPIADNPLYQNNALFPFAWQGFTENDLSFLKQYAKEKNGNVDKTD
- a CDS encoding ATP-binding cassette domain-containing protein, coding for MLIVTDLSKAYGRQVLFDNISFSVNPGERIGFTGRNGSGKTTLFRLILGEEEPDSGKIRIPNGYTIQYLSQHINFTKSSVLEEACLDLKTAEDGRDEAYRVKSILSGLGFSPVEFHRNPQHLSGGFQVRLNLAKILASGPNLLLLDEPTNYLDIVSVRWLIQFLQTWKDELILITHDRAFMNSVTTHTMGIHRQNIRKIAGSTEKLYQQILQDEEVYEKTRANDERKMKEVELFVNRFRAQASRAKAVQSRVRMLEKKEKREKLTEIPELDFSFNSAPFPGKWLIEAHNVSFSFSEDTPPLIHNFRAAIKKSDRIGIIGKNGKGKTTLLNLLAGELQPVQGEIRYNQNLKLAYFGQTNVARLDPDKTVLEEVLDAHPAHSLGSARGICGSMMFDGDNALKKVSVLSGGEKSRVLIGKLLVSPANLILLDEPDNHLDAESIDSLVAAIDIFTGAVLFVTHSEMILRAIATKLIIFDNGKISIFEGSYDDFLERIGWEDEKTITKVNNENMLESQNKGASRKDMRRVRARLIESRSRALGPLQQEIEALEKAITKLENRIEDDNQSLIRASNVGDGKTITSLSISIHSSKIEIEHLFDELDRLTGEHHRKSMEFEEQFDALADSLLGQDRKGHS